A window of the Lolium perenne isolate Kyuss_39 chromosome 7, Kyuss_2.0, whole genome shotgun sequence genome harbors these coding sequences:
- the LOC127326670 gene encoding uncharacterized protein, which produces MDYLQRPASGAKLMFICPVLGYIKKWIPVLGVSRIPAAAAMAMVSTPLMLSFSKGWSSAWEVDVLRMTGHGSGPPPHGLSLQRKGFSAVADRERMPSGSAYGIWSVAPL; this is translated from the exons ATGGACTACTTGCAACGGCCAGCGTCAG GTGCAAAGTTGATGTTTATATGCCCGGTCCTTGGGTATATCAAGAAGTGGATTCCGGTCCTTGGTGTGTCGAGAATTCCTGCGGCAGCGGCAATGGCAATGGTGTCCACCCCTCTGATGTTGTCCTTCTCGAAG GGTTGGTCTAGTGCTTGGGAGGTTGACGTGTTGAGGATGACGGGGCACGGCTCTGGTCCACCGCCACATGGTCTTTCTCTGCAAAGAAAAGGATTCT CTGCTGTGGCTGATAGAGAACGGATGCCAAGCGGCTCGGCATATGGTATTTGGTCAGTGGCACCACTCTAA